The following are encoded in a window of Rosa chinensis cultivar Old Blush chromosome 4, RchiOBHm-V2, whole genome shotgun sequence genomic DNA:
- the LOC112198673 gene encoding uncharacterized protein LOC112198673 has product MAIILRFVDCDGFIRERFFKVLSVADTCSQTLKDEISKVLTQYDLQVENMRGQGYDGASNMRGEFNGLQALFREECPYAYYVHCFAHLLQLTLNAVAKGVHDIWEFFSTLSLIVNFVDSSAKRHSALRVIREEEIADLVAAGALETGRGANQLCTLQRAGATRWGSHLRSISSLIKLFGATQTTLADLVANGPNKVQGEAKSVDMECGYFLADIQKDPRFANTTTVSDLCRRLVESRKSAFFPMIYRLICLVLTLPVSTATTERAFSSMTIIKNKFRNKMEDEFFDDLMVLYIEKEFADSIDNDSVIAEFEVSGPRRVRFS; this is encoded by the exons ATGGCTATCATTCTGCGATTTGTTGATTGTGATGGGTTTATTAGAGAACGGTTTTTCAAAGTGCTTAGTGTGGCAGACACTTGTTCTCAAACTCTAAAAGATGAGATATCCAAAGTTCTTACTCAATATGATCTTCAAGTAGAAAATATGCGTGGGCAAGGATATGATGGTGCTAGCAACATGCGTGGTGAATTTAATGGTTTACAAGCTTTGTTTCGTGAAGAGTGtccatatgcatattatgttcaTTGTTTTGCTCATCTCTTACAATTGACTTTAAATGCTGTAGCTAAAGGGGTGCATGATATTTGGGAATTCTTTTCAACTCTAAGTTTGATTGtaaattttgttgattcttcTGCAAAAAGACATTCAGCTTTGAGAGTTatcagagaagaagaaattgcagaTTTAGTGGCTGCTGGAGCACTTGAGACTGGTAGAGGTGCTAATCAGCTTTGCACTTTACAACGAGCAGGGGCTACTCGTTGGGGTTCACATCTTCGCTCTatttcaagtttgattaagttATTTGGAGCTACCCAAACAACTCTTGCAGATTTGGTTGCAAATGGACCAAATAAAGTACAAGGAGAAGCAAAGAGTGTAG ATATGGAGTGTGGGTATTTTCTAGCAGATATTCAGAAGGATCCAAGATTTGCCAACACAACTACTGTGTCTGATTTGTGTCGCCGGTTAGTTGAATCAAGAAAGTCAGCATTCTTTCCTATGATTTATAGATTGATTTGTCTTGTGCTGACTCTGCCAGTTTCTACAGCAACAACAGAGAGAGCATTTTCATCTATGACCATCATAAAAAACAAATTTCGAAATAAGATGGAAGATGAGttttttgatgatttgatggtTCTCTACATTGAAAAAGAATTTGCCGATAGCATTGATAATGATTCTGTGATTGCTGAGTTTGAAGTGAGTGGGCCTCGAAGGGTACGATTTAGTTAA